A stretch of DNA from Hoeflea ulvae:
ACGCAGGTCATGAAGTCTGACACCTTCAATGCCTGCCGCTTTGCAGACAAGCTTCCAAGGACGTTTCAGATCAGATCGAGGTTGCTCTTTCCCGTCTTTGCCTTCGCCCGGAAAAAGGAACTTCCCACGCCGCTCCAAGCCCGCGAGAACCGCGCGGGCAGGCGGATTGAGCAGAATGGTTTTCGGGCCGGTCTTGCTATCGCGCAGGCGTAAGAGGCCGCGCTCCAGATCGACAAACTCCCATTCCAAATTAAGGATCTCGCGAAGCCGTGCCCCCGTGAAAATGAGAAGTCGAAGTGCCGCGGCCGCGTCAGGATCTATGCGGGTCATCCGGTTTTCCGCTTTTGGCGCGTGCTTTGTCTTCCCTGCCGGGTTCGGTTGCCAAGCCACGCCAGACGTCTCGCATTGCCGGATGGCCGCGCCCAGGCGCTCAAGCTCGTCGACGGATAGAAACCGCTCTTTTGCGTGTTCCCTGAATTTCTCCAATTTGAATGTTGGCTTTCTGACGCCCTCGGGCAGAAGGTCTATACCTTCGGCCCACCCATAGATCGCCGACAAGACCGTCATGACGCGATTGGCCATCGCAGGGGTTCCGGCCAAGCTGTTGTGCAGTTTCGCCACATCTTGCCGTGATATCTCACGCGCATCTTTCCTTCCGAGGCTCGGCAGAATGTGAGCCGCGATCACATGGCGATAGAAGTCGACCGTGTTCGGTTTGCGCTTCACCCTGACGTGTTCACGCATGAACCGGGCAGCAAGTCGATTAAAGCGCAGATCGCGTGAAAGCCTGCGCTCTTTGTCAGCCGCCGCACTCGCAGCCTTGAGCGTGTCCTGTGCGGCTTGCTCTACAGCCTGCCGGTCAATGCCTTTCTCGGCCTCACGGATCAGTTCGCGGGCGCGTTCACGCGCCTGCTCGACTGTCCATGTTCCAAAACCCCCGATCGACACCCGCTTGCTCTTTGCTGCTCGGCCACTGCCAATGCGGAATTGAGCCACGAAGGTGCGCTTGCCGCCCGGTGTGATGTTGACGCCAAACCCTTTCACGCTCGCGTCGCCAGCGTCCCAAAGGAAGTACGCCTTCTCTCTGGCGAGCGCGGTCTCGACGACCTTTTTTGTGAGCTTGCCCATGAACCGTCGACCTTCTTGTTTTTTGCTCATTCCCAAAAAATAAGCACATAGTAAGCACCAAATCGGAACGACGTGGGCCGGCACGGAGCGACGATATTCGATGGATGTAGAGAAATCAAACGGTTATGTTAGACGCGGAACGACGCGGAATATCACGGAATGTAGTTTTCACTATCTGGGGGACAAGGGGTCGTGGGTTCGAATCCCGCCGCTCCGACCATTTTTCATCGGTCCGTTTCGGTCCC
This window harbors:
- a CDS encoding site-specific integrase, whose product is MGKLTKKVVETALAREKAYFLWDAGDASVKGFGVNITPGGKRTFVAQFRIGSGRAAKSKRVSIGGFGTWTVEQARERARELIREAEKGIDRQAVEQAAQDTLKAASAAADKERRLSRDLRFNRLAARFMREHVRVKRKPNTVDFYRHVIAAHILPSLGRKDAREISRQDVAKLHNSLAGTPAMANRVMTVLSAIYGWAEGIDLLPEGVRKPTFKLEKFREHAKERFLSVDELERLGAAIRQCETSGVAWQPNPAGKTKHAPKAENRMTRIDPDAAAALRLLIFTGARLREILNLEWEFVDLERGLLRLRDSKTGPKTILLNPPARAVLAGLERRGKFLFPGEGKDGKEQPRSDLKRPWKLVCKAAGIEGVRLHDLRHSFASVGAGDGHGLLIVGKLLGHTQASTTQRYAHLDADPLRKASDAIANKIAAAMGEASAAPEAEVIPIRRNAE